Proteins from one Desulfonema limicola genomic window:
- the cmr5 gene encoding type III-B CRISPR module-associated protein Cmr5 — protein sequence MSMQSKSQLYSDLVFINVQDLVQSLENDDKRLKKYKSLCKRSGGVFRTVGLIQFLTFLAAKATKDTEKHHEDLLSHLRLELHTCNIVNSENIVSFLAAIRQQEFAEYMRTSAETLKFLQWHKRISDILIIGTVED from the coding sequence ATGTCAATGCAAAGTAAAAGTCAATTATATTCGGATTTAGTTTTTATCAATGTACAGGATTTAGTACAATCTCTGGAAAATGATGATAAACGGTTAAAGAAATACAAGTCTTTATGTAAACGATCAGGAGGCGTATTCAGGACAGTAGGACTTATTCAATTCTTAACTTTTCTTGCAGCTAAAGCAACAAAAGATACTGAAAAACATCATGAAGATTTACTTAGTCATCTGAGACTTGAGCTTCATACGTGTAATATTGTGAACTCAGAAAATATTGTTAGTTTTCTTGCAGCAATACGACAACAGGAATTTGCTGAATATATGCGAACCAGCGCAGAAACTTTAAAATTTCTTCAATGGCATAAAAGAATCAGCGATATTCTTATAATAGGAACTGTGGAGGATTAA
- the cmr6 gene encoding type III-B CRISPR module RAMP protein Cmr6 has translation MIEALRTVHSHFISADHIYDGHNLGLRLDKLNPKINDDDDEYKYNYKDSILEIMSNFRMSSENYRSYHYAFFKWKEIIEKQENCLCFDISSITKVLSGTGNASVHEFGVNLNKPWGVPYISGTTLKGLVSSYLAENGGLDWGKNENSIKSINQVELFGGKIDDDANSYIGSIVFNDAWLYPEKDKSWFVIDIINVHNKKYYRGERLPDGTENPVPVKIAALKPDLKFFVSIQGEEKQLNFVKSILKKALIDNGIGGKTSIGYGRFEILQSNEEQYSETRERILNAEINELVDLYKQYKNQTILIKDFIQAIDSHPLNENLVLLYKRLNPLKEIRLNIESDKIKSFDDLKDIYKKLKDNIKNFRKNNPDVTIQKMPDAQKIFDYALRKFSLSTDEIANNSFLTMIGYNWEDIEINDDNILDIIDNLPDRVWPPVEGLYEVIEKLPLSDDVKELALSELN, from the coding sequence ATGATAGAAGCTCTGCGAACAGTGCATAGCCATTTTATAAGCGCAGACCATATTTATGATGGACATAATCTTGGTCTGAGGCTTGATAAATTAAATCCAAAAATTAATGATGATGATGATGAATATAAGTATAATTATAAAGATTCAATACTTGAAATTATGTCAAATTTCAGGATGTCATCAGAGAATTACAGAAGTTATCACTATGCTTTTTTTAAATGGAAAGAGATTATTGAAAAACAGGAAAATTGTTTATGTTTTGATATTTCTTCAATAACAAAGGTTTTGTCTGGAACAGGAAATGCTTCTGTTCATGAATTTGGAGTAAACCTTAATAAACCTTGGGGTGTGCCGTATATTTCCGGCACTACCCTGAAAGGACTTGTTTCTTCATATCTTGCTGAAAATGGCGGCTTAGACTGGGGAAAAAATGAAAATAGTATAAAAAGTATAAATCAGGTAGAATTGTTTGGTGGAAAAATAGATGATGATGCGAATTCATATATTGGTTCAATAGTTTTTAATGATGCCTGGCTTTATCCTGAAAAAGATAAATCATGGTTTGTCATTGATATAATAAATGTTCACAATAAAAAATACTATCGTGGTGAAAGACTGCCTGATGGTACAGAGAATCCTGTGCCTGTTAAAATCGCTGCGCTTAAACCTGATCTTAAGTTTTTTGTTTCAATTCAGGGTGAAGAAAAACAATTAAATTTTGTTAAATCAATACTAAAAAAAGCATTGATTGATAACGGAATAGGAGGAAAAACTTCGATTGGATACGGACGTTTTGAAATTCTGCAAAGTAATGAAGAGCAATATTCAGAAACTCGTGAAAGAATACTTAATGCAGAAATCAATGAACTGGTTGATCTATATAAACAGTATAAGAATCAAACTATACTAATAAAAGATTTTATACAGGCAATTGATTCACATCCTTTGAATGAAAACCTGGTGCTGCTTTATAAAAGATTAAATCCATTAAAAGAAATTCGACTAAATATCGAAAGTGATAAAATTAAATCCTTTGATGATCTTAAAGATATTTATAAGAAACTGAAAGATAATATTAAAAATTTCAGGAAAAATAATCCTGATGTTACTATTCAAAAAATGCCAGACGCACAGAAGATATTTGATTATGCATTAAGAAAGTTTTCGCTGTCCACGGATGAAATAGCAAATAATTCATTTTTAACAATGATTGGATATAATTGGGAGGATATTGAAATTAATGATGATAATATATTGGATATAATAGATAATCTTCCAGATAGAGTTTGGCCTCCTGTTGAAGGTCTATATGAAGTAATTGAGAAACTGCCGCTTTCAGATGATGTTAAAGAGTTAGCATTGTCAGAATTAAACTGA
- the csx20 gene encoding CRISPR-associated protein Csx20: MTTLFLLFNHQITPDQERDARTTLKIKTIITMPAEIQDIWSQVPPGLDKISGILEPVKSWLASQASPGDYVLIQGDFGACFIMVNLAFELGLVPVYATTCREVTEELEPDGSLKLTRRFKHQRFRIYGD; encoded by the coding sequence ATGACCACCCTCTTCCTCCTCTTCAACCACCAGATAACCCCAGACCAGGAGCGTGATGCCCGCACCACCCTGAAAATCAAAACCATAATAACAATGCCCGCAGAAATCCAGGATATCTGGAGTCAGGTTCCGCCTGGTCTGGATAAGATTTCAGGTATTCTGGAGCCTGTCAAGTCCTGGCTTGCCTCCCAGGCTTCCCCTGGAGATTATGTTTTAATTCAGGGGGATTTTGGGGCATGTTTTATTATGGTAAACCTGGCTTTTGAGCTGGGGCTGGTTCCTGTTTATGCTACCACCTGCCGGGAGGTTACTGAAGAACTTGAGCCTGACGGCAGTTTGAAGCTTACCCGCCGGTTTAAACATCAGCGGTTTAGAATATACGGAGATTAA
- a CDS encoding Card1-like endonuclease domain-containing protein, whose translation MEKILISLISDQTIPNVLLIRELSEIDRYIFITTARMESQKKSDWIIDAAQIPENKYLKVEVVEDSLANIQENLRKIDFEDDDEFYVNLTGGTKIMSIGVYNFFRQRRSEIYYIPIGKNVYRKIFPEVKNRENPIYYRAGFEEYLKSYGIKIINPKNGKKLVKTADYTNSFYQKIQHLDTDELGIINDLRKFRNEKTIAVNEIAGLDSFLDKVEFPQNTSANLGKNEIKYLTGEWFEEYVYTLIQKALNLDDDFIGLNINIRRNEVDNEFDVMFTIENALHVIECKSFIYDSISGKNILNESLYKLAALKKDFGLYVKSYIFTLSDRGTDRDNVKQSFIDRSNLLDIKIIDKTFLENEFDEFINKIRG comes from the coding sequence ATGGAAAAAATATTAATCAGTTTGATAAGCGATCAGACTATTCCAAATGTTTTGTTAATCCGTGAATTGTCTGAAATTGACCGTTATATTTTTATTACCACAGCCAGAATGGAGAGCCAGAAAAAATCTGACTGGATTATTGATGCTGCACAAATCCCTGAAAATAAATATCTCAAGGTTGAAGTGGTTGAGGATTCCCTTGCCAATATTCAAGAAAACCTGAGAAAGATTGATTTTGAAGATGATGACGAGTTTTATGTAAACCTTACCGGCGGAACAAAGATAATGTCTATCGGTGTTTATAATTTTTTCAGGCAGCGCAGGAGCGAGATTTATTATATTCCTATTGGAAAAAACGTATATCGCAAGATATTTCCTGAAGTGAAAAACAGGGAAAATCCCATTTATTACAGGGCTGGATTTGAAGAATATCTGAAAAGTTATGGAATTAAAATTATTAATCCAAAAAATGGGAAAAAACTTGTTAAAACTGCTGATTATACAAATTCTTTTTATCAGAAAATTCAACACCTGGATACTGATGAGCTTGGAATTATAAACGATCTGAGAAAATTCAGGAATGAAAAGACTATTGCAGTTAATGAGATTGCCGGTCTTGACAGTTTTCTTGATAAGGTTGAATTTCCTCAAAATACTTCTGCAAACCTGGGAAAAAATGAAATCAAATACTTAACAGGTGAATGGTTTGAAGAATATGTTTATACCCTGATACAGAAAGCACTGAATCTTGATGATGATTTTATAGGCCTTAATATTAATATCCGCAGGAATGAAGTTGATAATGAATTTGATGTAATGTTTACCATAGAAAATGCCCTCCATGTTATTGAATGCAAATCCTTTATCTATGACAGTATTTCAGGGAAAAATATTCTCAATGAATCATTGTATAAACTGGCTGCACTTAAAAAGGATTTCGGACTTTATGTTAAATCCTATATCTTTACATTAAGCGACAGGGGAACAGACAGGGACAATGTTAAACAGTCGTTTATTGACAGGAGCAATCTTTTAGATATTAAAATCATTGATAAAACCTTTCTTGAAAATGAATTTGACGAATTTATAAACAAGATCAGGGGATAA